GCACGTCCATCAGACGGACAAGCCGGACAAGAAGGTATACTCCATTACCTCATCCGGTCAAGAGGCTCTGCGGACATGGATTCATCAGCCTACCGGTGAGCCTGTCCACCGTGATGAGCTGCTTCTCAAGATTTATTGTATCGGGATGGTTGATGCAGAGAAGGCCAAACAGGTTGTGGAAGAACGCGAAGCGTATTACAGGAAGATGGCGGAGTTCTGCGAAGAACGAATGAAGATAACAGCTGAAGAAAGTGTGATTCCCCTCCAAGAGCTCACACTCGGCGACCCGCTTTTCGGTCCCTACGTGCTGCTGGAGAAGGCGCTGCTTGATTTGAGGGCGAACATCGAGTGGTGCGAATGGGTGAAGAGCAGGCTTTGAGGATAAAATGATTAACATCATGATAATGAAGCCTTTTAAAGGGCTTCTTCTAAATTGTCCTCGACAAATAGGAAGCCTTATCCTTTGAAGGCTTCTTTTTTTGCCAGAAGTGGTGCTAATGCTCCACTAGTCGTTCCATCCAAAACTTGCTTGTACCTCTCCGGCAGGTGGCAGCCATTCACGCATGGAATTACCTCCTTATTATATAACTACAAGTATAGGAGGCAGCCATGCATACAACGAAAGATCAGAACAAATTACGCTTGCATCAGAGCTTCTCTTTTCACCTGGTGCTTGCTGTCACGCTTATTGTCTTAGCCAGCGCCAGCGCGATTGGCATCATCTCCTATGTATATGCGGAGCATGAGCTCATCCAAGCCGGCAAACAGAATATGCGGGATATCGTGTCCGGAGCGAAATCGGTCATTCAACATTTGGATGATGAGGTGAAGGCCGGCAAGCTGACCAAAGAGGAGGCGCAAGAGCTTGCGCGCATCCAAATCGACGGCCCTTTGATGCAATCCGTTGAACCCAAGCGGGATATCACCAAATCGTCTTTTGTCTATCGAAATCAAGGTTACATCTTTGGCTACACGACTCAAGGCCAGATCGCCCTATCTACAACACTTCCCGTCGGCAAGGATATGAAGGACTCGCGAGATGCGAACGGGGTGCCGCTTGTAGACGAATATGTTCGTCTATCCAAGCTGGCGAATCCGGAAGAACGATATTTGGATTACGCCTGGAAAAATGCGGATGACCCGGCTCCGCGGGCGAAGATCGCTTATATCGATTACTATGCGCCTTGGGATTGGGTAATCGGCATCGGAGCGTATTACGAGGAGTTCAATAAGCCTTTGCAGCAGCTAAAGGTTACCGTTATCTCGATTTGTTTGGCTTCGGTTCTGGTAGGGATGCTGACTTTCTACCTGCTAATCAGACGCAGAATGAAATTGATTCATCACATGTATGAAATTACATCTAGTATTGCCGCCGGGGATTTAAGGGTTCCTGAGATGAAGCAGCTTACCAAGGATGAGATCGGCCAGGTTGCCGCCTCTGTGAATTTGATGGCAAGCAATCTGAGGGATTTGATAGGCCGATCGGGCCAGATGGGCGCCGGCATTCTCAAGCTGGCGGAATCCCTATCTGCAAGCTCGGAGCAGTCGGTTCGGGCGTCCGATCAGATTGCCTCCTCGATCGTGAAGGTTGCCGAAGGGGCGCAGCAGCAGCTTCGCAGCTCAGCGGAGAGCTCGCGTTCCATGAGCGAAATGTCGAGCGGGGTACAGCGTATAGCCGAATCTACGACTCAAGTCACGGAGCTGTCCATCCAGACGGCTGGCGCAGCTTCGCAAGGGGATGAGTCCATCCAGCAGGCGATTCGGCAGATTATGCACATTAATGAAATGGTGAGGGCCTCTTCCGTCACGATTAGGAGGCTAGGGGACCGTTCCAGAGAAATTGGCGAAATATCTGGGATGATCTCAGAGATTTCCAACCAGACGAATCTTCTCTCCTTGAATGCCGCCATTGAGGCAGCGCGTGCAGGTGAGCATGGACGGGGCTTTGCGGTTGTTGCCTCTGAGGTTCGCAAGCTAGCTGATCAAACTACCCGATCGGCCGCTCAGATCTCGGAGCTGATTCAATTGATTCAGCAGGATACGGAGCAATCGGTTGAGGTCATGCATGGAGTTGCGCAAGAAGTAGTCCAAGGTATCGATGTCGTTACCTTAGCTGGGCAGACCTTCGGCGGCATTGTTCGTTCTTCGCAGATGGTTGCCGACGAGATGCAGGATGTATCCGCAGCAGTTGAGCAAATGTCAGCAGGGTCTGAGCAAGTAGCGTCTTCCCTGCAAGAGATGACAGGTGTTTCTGAGGGCAATGCGTCCCACTCACAAAGCGTCGCAGCCGCATCCGAAGAGCAGCTCGCCACGATGAGCGAAATTTCACAGGCAGCGGATAGCTTGAAGCGAATGATTCAAGGACTGGAGGAGCAGCTCAGCCGCTTCCAAGTATAATGGCATTCAAGTATAGGATTGAGGCATATTGCGCAAGTTGAGTAGGCACAATCCAATCATGGAAAGGAATGCCGGTACATGGATACAGCTAACATGCAGGCCGATGCCTCCAGCTTCATAGGCAAGCTGCTGCGCGGTCATTTTGGTAAGGGGCCGGAGTCCGTATTTGTCGCAATTGGACAACCCTATATCACCGTGTATATCCGCGGGTTTATGTCACCTACAGAGAAGGTGCTGATGGCTCAGAAGGAAGAGGTGATCTTACAGAAAACCAGAGATTTGGTTATGGCGAGCTTAATCCCGGAGATCAAAGCGTATCTGGCAATTACAACCGGCTATGAGATCGGCAGCTTTTATTATGACTGGGGTCTTCACAATCGATCGGCTATGTTTGTTGTGATGAGCGGAGACACAGAAATGCTTCCACAGGAAAACGCAGTAGGACAACCTCAAGCCATGAGGGACGCTCTTCACCAAGAGATCATCAACCTTAGCAAACAATCCGAGAAACAGCCGGACGATATCTTCTCCCATTTGGTTAATCCGCGTACGGTGATCGTAGAGAGAGAAGGCATTCTAGTTGCTATCGAAAGGGAGCTCATCCGTATGGGGATGGCCGAGACGTTGAAGCTTGCAAAGCGTTCGCTGGAAAAAGCCTTGCTGCACAACAACAATCATTTTGAAGCGATACTGGGCAGCAGGGTGCATGACATCTTCGTAGATTGGGATTTTGAGAAAAACAAGAGTGTGATTGTGTTCTGTATGTGATATGATACAGGTCGGGAGAAGGATATAAAGCCGTCTCTTTGAAGATGCAAGATTTTGCACCTGCGCAATAGATACCTTAGCCTAAACAGCTCAACCAATTGAATAGAGGCAGCAATGCTTCAGCAAGGAAGCTGGACATAAGCCTAAATAATGACTCACTGCAATGTGGGTCCTTATTTGGGCTTTTTTGCGTGGAGTTTTACTAATAGGAGAGATGAAATGAAAGATGTATGGCTCCAGTGCCTAACAGTGCTTTTACCGGCTATTGCCATTCAACTGTATGTACTCAAGCAGCGCGATGTGAAGAAAGGAGTGATTTCTAGCCTATTGTTAGGCTTGCTAAGCGGACTGTCTGTCACGGTATGTATGTCTTTTCCGATTCCTTTATCAGAAAGTATGCATTGGGATTTTCGAATAACACCTCTTATACTGGCTATCCTGTATGGCGGTCATTATGCCGGGGGGACTGCACTGCTGTTTGCTGTCTTTTATCGCAGCTGGATCGGTGGAGATGCTGTGTATTATGCGATCATGGGTAATCTAGCATGCACTGCGCTATCTTTTTTTGCCGGTTCTTGGTTTCAGAAGGTGAAGCGAAGCGGAAGATTGATCATGGTGCTGGGGCTAGTGACGTTCTCCCATCTGTATATGTTTTTCTTGCTGATGCTTTTTTTAGAAAGCAGGGGGAAGTTAGAGCAGCTTCAATCGTTCGGTTTTAAGCTAGTGCTTAGCTGTGTTTCTCAGCTCCTCCTAACCTGGCTTTGCTTCTATGTCATCGAGAGTATCGTCGAGCTTATGGGTAAACGGATGAGCGAGCAACAAGCTGACCAACTTCATATTATCAGTGAGCTTGCACCTTCAGTGGCTCATGAAATCCGTAATCCGCTGACTGTTGTCAAAGGATTTATCCAGGTCGCCAAGGCCTCCGCAGATGCAAAAGTACAGGGCTATATGTCCACGGCCATCAGTGAGTTGGATCGAACGGAGTCGATTATTCAGGACTATTTAAACCTGGCAGATCCGCATCCTGGACATGAAGAGCACATAGAGATATCGAACCTGATAGAGACGATAGATGTCCTTATTCAGTCATATGCGGCGATGTATGGAGTCATTTATAAGACGGAGCTCGAGAGTGAGCTTTGGGTAAAAGGGAATCATGAGAAGCTGAAACAGGTGCTGATGAATCTTATCAAAAATGCGGTAGAAGCTACGGATGAGGGGAAAAGTGTGAAGGTGAAAGCATTTGCCTCGGGGCTGGACGTTCATATTCATGTCATGGACCAGGGGATGGGAATATCAGAAGAGCAGGTCGAACGTCTGGGCCAATCTTATTACACAACGAAGGAGAAGGGGACGGGGCTCGGGCTGATGGTTGCGTTTCGGATCATCGAAGCGATGGGGGGAGAACTCCGGTTCGAGAGTGAAGAGAATAAGGGGACGATCGCCATTATACGATTGTCCCGCTTGCCATAAGGCCCGCGCTAGCTGCCTGTCTCTTGAATAAGTGTCTGGATTTTCTGCATGCGGATGTATTCCGACTTCTCGAGCTGAGGACGGAAGTAGGCATACAGGTAAGCTGCATCCTGAAAGGAAAGGCCGGGATAGCAGACAACCTCTTGAACGGCATGAGGGTTATCCATAATAATTTGCCATTCTCCCTCTCTTTCCGATTCAGCAACGGTCTGAAGCACCTGCCTTTTAGCGGCTGCTGAGTCACTTAGCTGCTGCCATACCGTCTCCCAGGACGGGCTGAAGGCGGCAGGCTCAGGGAACAGGTGACATGCTTTGGCTAGGAGAGCCTCGATTCGCTCCAGATCGCCGTCTTTTGCCGTCTTCAGCAGCTCGGTAAAGCTGTCCAAAAAAGGTTTAAAGCCTGAAAAGCCTTGTCTCGTAATGCCCGCTTGAAATGCCGTCAGTTCTTCTACCGTTTGCATCTTTTCAAAAGCTTCCAATAGGTTTGTTTGCATCACAGTACCCACCTTGTTCGTAGTGAAAAGCCCCTCTCCAAAATGTAACATAAATACAGGCTATAAAAAACCTCTGACAGTTTGGTTAGTACCTCTGAAGCTTTATCAATAATTTCACTTTATATTGAGTTTATATAAAGGGAATATATTGTTCTCATCATGGGAACTAGGGTAAGCTAAACCTTAGGATTGCCGGTAGAAATGAGGCTGATGAGATGGCTAACATTATGATTGTCGATGACGATCCGTTTATTCGCGAGTTGGTTCGTGTATTCATGCAAAAGGAAGGCTTCTCCATTGTGGAAGCTGCTGATGGAATAGAGGCGCTGAGTCTGCTGGAAACGGTTCAGGTAGACATGGTGATATTAGATATTATGATGCCGAACATGGACGGCTGGGAGCTTTGCAGAGAGCTTAGAAATCATTACGACTTCCCCTTGCTGATGCTTACAGCTAAAGGCGAGACATCTCAGAAGGTCAAAGGTTTTGAGCTAGGCACCGACGATTATTTGGTGAAGCCCTTCGAACCTTTGGAGTTGACGATGCGGGTGAAGGCACTGCTCAAGAGGTACAAAATCGCGGCCTCCCAGACGGTCCAGATTGGCGAGCTGATCATGAACCGCAAGACCTTTGAGGTGAGTGTGAATGGCGAAAGTATGACGCTGCCGCTCAAAGAATTCGAGCTTCTGTATAAGCTGGCGAGTTACCCGGGCAAAACCTTCTCGCGGGATCAGCTCATCGAGCAGATATGGGGATACGATTACGAGGGCAACGAACGTACAGTCGATGTGCATATTAACCGGCTTCGGGAGCGGTTTCCGGAGGAGCAGTATTCGTTCCGGATCAGCACGATCCGGGGGCTCGGCTACCGTATGGAGGTCACGAGCTCATGAAGGCAAGGAGCAGAGAAGAGAGGAAGCATCGCTTTCGCAGCTTTCTGTTTGCCGCGGGCATATTTACCCTGATTATCGTGTATTGGACAGCGGTGTTCTTCGGTACGGAATGGCTATATGCGTACTTTAGGATGCAGCCGGGAGAGTGGCTCAAGCAGTTAATTAACTCGATTGGCGGCATGCTGATCTGGGGACTGACCATGGCGATACTGGGGCGGTACTTCCGCTCGCATCAAATGAGATTCTTTGAAGCCATCATCAATGTGATTCGGCGGATGTCCAAGGGAGACTTCAATGTATCCATTGAGAACAATCCGTATAACGGACCTTTTGTTGAGCTGGTGGAGAGCATTAACGACATGGCTGTGGAGCTGGGACAGATGGAGAAAATGCGTCAGGAGTTTATTTCGAACGTATCTCATGAAATCCAGTCGCCGCTTACCTCGATCAGCGGATTCTCGCGGGCCTTGCAAAGTGACGATATTTCACCGGAGGATCGGAAGCATTACTTGGAGATTATTGAAGCGGAGAGCAGGCGATTATCCAAGCTCAGCGATAACTTGCTGAAGCTGACGTCGCTCGAATCGCAGCAGCATCCCTTTGAGCCCGAAATCTTCCGGCTGGATAAGCAGCTTCGCCATGTCATTCTGGCCTGCGAACCGCAGTGGCAGGAGAAAGAATTGGAGCTGGACGTTCAACTGAGTCCGGGCAGCTTGACAGGCGATGGAGAACTGCTCAGCCAAGTCTGGACGAATCTGATTTATAATGCGATTAAGTTCACCCCTGCTGGCGGAACGATCCGTGTAAGCTTGGATTTCGAGAATGAGAATCAACTTGCGGTTGTCCATATCGCGGATTCGGGAATCGGGATTGCGGAGGAAGACCAGCCTCACATCTTTGAGCGTTTTTACAAAGCGGATAAAGCGAGGCAGCGGACGCAAAGCGGCAGCGGTTTGGGGCTATCGATTGCGAAGAAAATTATTGAGATGCACAACGGGC
This genomic window from Paenibacillus hexagrammi contains:
- a CDS encoding PadR family transcriptional regulator, translating into MNTLSYGLLSILTRSSKSGYELMQHIQPIWKAKHSQIYPLLAQLEQNGFVQHVHVHQTDKPDKKVYSITSSGQEALRTWIHQPTGEPVHRDELLLKIYCIGMVDAEKAKQVVEEREAYYRKMAEFCEERMKITAEESVIPLQELTLGDPLFGPYVLLEKALLDLRANIEWCEWVKSRL
- a CDS encoding methyl-accepting chemotaxis protein; translation: MHTTKDQNKLRLHQSFSFHLVLAVTLIVLASASAIGIISYVYAEHELIQAGKQNMRDIVSGAKSVIQHLDDEVKAGKLTKEEAQELARIQIDGPLMQSVEPKRDITKSSFVYRNQGYIFGYTTQGQIALSTTLPVGKDMKDSRDANGVPLVDEYVRLSKLANPEERYLDYAWKNADDPAPRAKIAYIDYYAPWDWVIGIGAYYEEFNKPLQQLKVTVISICLASVLVGMLTFYLLIRRRMKLIHHMYEITSSIAAGDLRVPEMKQLTKDEIGQVAASVNLMASNLRDLIGRSGQMGAGILKLAESLSASSEQSVRASDQIASSIVKVAEGAQQQLRSSAESSRSMSEMSSGVQRIAESTTQVTELSIQTAGAASQGDESIQQAIRQIMHINEMVRASSVTIRRLGDRSREIGEISGMISEISNQTNLLSLNAAIEAARAGEHGRGFAVVASEVRKLADQTTRSAAQISELIQLIQQDTEQSVEVMHGVAQEVVQGIDVVTLAGQTFGGIVRSSQMVADEMQDVSAAVEQMSAGSEQVASSLQEMTGVSEGNASHSQSVAAASEEQLATMSEISQAADSLKRMIQGLEEQLSRFQV
- a CDS encoding Na-translocating system protein MpsC family protein; protein product: MDTANMQADASSFIGKLLRGHFGKGPESVFVAIGQPYITVYIRGFMSPTEKVLMAQKEEVILQKTRDLVMASLIPEIKAYLAITTGYEIGSFYYDWGLHNRSAMFVVMSGDTEMLPQENAVGQPQAMRDALHQEIINLSKQSEKQPDDIFSHLVNPRTVIVEREGILVAIERELIRMGMAETLKLAKRSLEKALLHNNNHFEAILGSRVHDIFVDWDFEKNKSVIVFCM
- a CDS encoding ATP-binding protein, with amino-acid sequence MKDVWLQCLTVLLPAIAIQLYVLKQRDVKKGVISSLLLGLLSGLSVTVCMSFPIPLSESMHWDFRITPLILAILYGGHYAGGTALLFAVFYRSWIGGDAVYYAIMGNLACTALSFFAGSWFQKVKRSGRLIMVLGLVTFSHLYMFFLLMLFLESRGKLEQLQSFGFKLVLSCVSQLLLTWLCFYVIESIVELMGKRMSEQQADQLHIISELAPSVAHEIRNPLTVVKGFIQVAKASADAKVQGYMSTAISELDRTESIIQDYLNLADPHPGHEEHIEISNLIETIDVLIQSYAAMYGVIYKTELESELWVKGNHEKLKQVLMNLIKNAVEATDEGKSVKVKAFASGLDVHIHVMDQGMGISEEQVERLGQSYYTTKEKGTGLGLMVAFRIIEAMGGELRFESEENKGTIAIIRLSRLP
- a CDS encoding response regulator transcription factor: MANIMIVDDDPFIRELVRVFMQKEGFSIVEAADGIEALSLLETVQVDMVILDIMMPNMDGWELCRELRNHYDFPLLMLTAKGETSQKVKGFELGTDDYLVKPFEPLELTMRVKALLKRYKIAASQTVQIGELIMNRKTFEVSVNGESMTLPLKEFELLYKLASYPGKTFSRDQLIEQIWGYDYEGNERTVDVHINRLRERFPEEQYSFRISTIRGLGYRMEVTSS
- a CDS encoding sensor histidine kinase, whose translation is MKARSREERKHRFRSFLFAAGIFTLIIVYWTAVFFGTEWLYAYFRMQPGEWLKQLINSIGGMLIWGLTMAILGRYFRSHQMRFFEAIINVIRRMSKGDFNVSIENNPYNGPFVELVESINDMAVELGQMEKMRQEFISNVSHEIQSPLTSISGFSRALQSDDISPEDRKHYLEIIEAESRRLSKLSDNLLKLTSLESQQHPFEPEIFRLDKQLRHVILACEPQWQEKELELDVQLSPGSLTGDGELLSQVWTNLIYNAIKFTPAGGTIRVSLDFENENQLAVVHIADSGIGIAEEDQPHIFERFYKADKARQRTQSGSGLGLSIAKKIIEMHNGQVTVQSRIGEGTVFTVKLPVSYDEPAVETA